The Dietzia sp. ANT_WB102 region TTCGGGCAGCCTCGCCTACCTTGAAAGTGCCCCGGGAAAGGCCGACACTCGGTGGGGAACGCTGGCCGCTGACCGCCGCGTGAACCCGACTATCGAACAGGAATATTGATGAGCCCCACAGACCACGGCCCGAACCCTTTCGTCGTCGACATCGAGGACGCCACGCTCGCCAACGACAACTACCGGACCACCCTGTGGACGGGATCGCACATGCAGCTCACCGTCATGAGCATCAAACCCGGGGATGACATCGGACTCGAGGTCCACGAGGACCACGACCAGTTCCTGCGCGTCGAGGCAGGCACAGGCCGCGTCGAGATGGGGCCCGCGAAGGACCAGCTCGACTACGTCCGCGAGGTCTCCGACGACTGGGTCATCCTCGTCCCCGCCGGGAGCTGGCACAACGTCACCAACACCGGTGACCAGGACCTCAAGGTGTACTCCCTGTACGCGCCGCCGGAGCACGCGCACGGCACGGTCCACCCGACCAAGGCGGACGGCGCCCACTGACCTGACGAGACGCCTCGGGCCCGGTTCGGTGACTCACCGGACCGGGCCCGAGGCGTCGTTCGAGGTCAAGCCATCGTCGATCTCAGGCCGAAATCATGCCGGGACGACCTCGCGGTGGTCCCCGCCGCTCACCCTGGAGACGACGGCGCGGTTCGCGCCGGCCCGCCTGCGCATCAAGCGCATCGCGTTGACGATCACGACCAGCACAGACGCCTCGTGGACGAGCATGCCGATCGACATGGTCACTCCGCCGGCGAAGACACCGGCCAGCAAGACGACGACGGTGATCATCGCGATGGCGATGTTCTGACGCATCACCGACACGGTGCGCTTGGCTAGATCGATGGCGTGCGGCAGCTTCAGCAGGTCATCGCCCATGAGCGCGATGTCCGCGGTCTCCACTGCTACCGCCGACCCGGCGGCGCCCATCGCGACACCGATGTCCGCGGTGGCCAGCGCTGGGGCGTCATTGACGCCGTCGCCGACCATGGCCACGGTGTGGCCCGCCCGCTGCAGCTCAGTGACCGCATCCAGCTTGTCCTCCGGCAGGAGGCCCGCCCGGATCTCGTCCACACCGGTCGCCGCGCCTACCGCCTCCGCGACCAGCGGGACGTCGCCGGTGAGCATGATGACTTTCTCGACACCGGATTCGTGGAGTTGCGCGACCATGTCGGCGGCATCGGCGCGGATGGTGTCCGCTACCGCGATGACACCGGCCACCTCGTCGTCGACAGCGATGATCATCGGGGTCTTGCCGTCGCGGGCGAAATCCTCTGCCGCCCGTGCCGCCCCGCCGTCGTCGGCGATCCCGAACTCGTCCAGGAGTGCCTGGTTGCCGATGAGGACGCGATGCCCGTCGACCTGCGCTGTCAGTCCCTTACCCGCGACGGGCCGGACAGACTCTGGGGTGTCGTAGGCGATCCCCTCCGCCGAGGCCGCCTCGAGGATCGGGCGAGCCAGCGGGTGTTCGGAGCCGGCTTCACCGCCCGCGGCCAGCGCCAGGACGTCGGCGCGGTTCCTGCCCGGGGCGAGGACGAGGACATCTGTCAGCTCGGGGCGCCCCTCGGTGAGGGTGCCGGTCTTATCGACGGCGACGACGTCGATCTTCGCCGAGGTCTCCAGGTACTCGCCGCCCTTGATGAGGATGCCGTTGCGGGCCGCCCGGCCGATGCCGGCGACGATCGCGACGGGGATCGAGATGACCAGTGCTCCCGGGCAGCCGATCACCAGCAGGGTCAGTGCCAGCACCACGTCACCGCTGATCAGGCCCGCGACCAGCGCGAGCACCATGATGCCCGGGGTGTACCACTTGGAGAAGCGGTCGATGAAGCTCTGGGTTCGGGCCTTTGCGTCCTGGGCTTCCTCGACGCGGTGGATGATCCGCGCCAGGGTGGTGTCCGCGCCGATTCCGGTCGCCAGCACGTGGAGGAACCCCCCACGGGACACTGTGCCGGCGAACACCTGGTCCCCCTTGGACTTCTCCACGGGGATCGACTCGCCGGTGATCGAGGCCTCGTCGAGTGCACCCGACCCGGCGACGACCTGACCATCCACAGGAACCTTTGCGCCGTTCTTGACCAGCACGATCTCGCCCTGCCGGACTTGACCGGCCGGGACCTCCACCTGGTCGCCGTCCCGCATGACCACCGCGACGTCAGGTGCGACGGCCACGAGCTCAGCCAGGGCAGAGCGGGTCTTGTTGAGGGTGGCCGACTCCAGGGCGTGGCCGATGGCGAACAAGAAGGTGACGGCGGCCGCCTCCCAGTAGTTGCCGATGATGATCGCACCGATCGCCGCGACCGAGACCAACAGGTCGATCCCGATGTGGCGGACGAGTAGGGCGTCGACGGCCTTCTTGACGATTGGCGCGCCAGCCACGACCGCGGCGGCGAGCATGAACGCATCGCCCAGCACCGCCCCGTCGGCGGCCAGCCCGCGCAAATCCGTGCCCGCGACACCGGACGCGATGAACGATCCGATGATGAGCAGACCTGACAGGATCGGGACGAACCAACGTCCGTAAATCCATCCGCGAATAGTAGTCATAACCCTCTCCTCAACAAATCCGGTCCACCGGTGTGAGACGGCATTCCCGCCCCTTTTTTCGGGACCTGATGACGTCACCATACGAATGGACCGGGAAAACAAACATGACGGTGATCAATTAATCGCAATCGGGGTCGCGAGCGTCCGCACGGTTCGGAATGTGTGGAGACGCGACTGCGCCGCCCCGGGGACCGGAGTCCTCAGGGCGGCGGGGCGGTGGGGCAGTGAGCGGGCGTGGTGACTCAGAAGGTGCGGTGACTCAAGAGGCGCGGTGACTCAGAAGGCGCTGGGACGCGCCTTGTAACCGGCCTTGGCGACGGCAGCCACGATGTCCTCGACGCTGGAGACCTCGGGGTCGTGATCGACCTCGATCCGTGAGGAGGCGAAGTGCACCTCCACCGACCCGACCCCCTTGAGCCGCCCGACCTGCTTCTCGATCTTGGATACACAGGACGGGCAGGAGAACCCCTCCGCACGCAAGACACTGTGGATGACATTCTTGACAGCCATGACGTTCCCTTTCTTCTCGGTCGCGGTCGGCGCCTTCTGCGCCGATCAACTCTCAAGTTATCGGGTGTCATAAAGTCGGACACTGACGCAGATCAATTAACCGCATGCGGTTTTCCGGCGCCCCACTTTCCACCATTCCGGTTCGTCTTTCTGCTAATCATGACGACAATGGGAAAGGGCCCGGTCCCTCAGCGGGGCGGGCTCATCCGGTGAAAGGCAGGGAATCTGATGAGTCCGACACGCAATGAGCGGCATGGCGATGCGGCGAGGGCCCGTGGACGCGCGACGAGCGAGGACGTCGCCCGGGCCTACGGGGAGCGCGCGGATGCGCTGGCCCACGTGCTCGGCAGGACGGTGGCTCCCGACGACCCCGACCGCGGGATCATCGAATCGTGGGCGAGTGGCGTCCCCGGGCGGATCCTCGACGTCGGCTCGGGCACGGGGCGATGGACCGCGCACCTCGCGGCACGAGGGCACGCAGTCGAGGGACTCGAGCCCGCCGCTCCGTTCGTCGACATGGCCCGGGAGTCCTTCCCCGCGGTGACCTTCCGGCACGCACAGGTCTCCGACCTGGACGAGACGGACGACCGGTGGGCCGGAATCCTGGCCTGGTACTCGCTCATCCACATGGATGACCGGGAGCTTCCCGCGGCGCTCGCGACTCTGCACCGGGTGCTCGAGGCGGACGGGCACCTGCTCCTATCGTTCTTCTCCGGCTCCGACTACGCGCCGATCGCCCATCCGGCAGCGACGGCGTATCTCTGGCCGATGGACGACATGGTCACCGCGCTGGATAGGGCCGGATTCCGGATCACCGGTCAGCGGACGATGCCGGGGGCGCCGCACGCCGTCGTGACCGCCCGGGCCGTCGCCCGACAGCCATCCGTCGACGGCCGGTCCGATCGGTCATGACACGCTGGTGACGTGAAGACGCCGGTACCTGACTATCTGCTCGAAATCCGTAATGCCTGCTCGGTCGGCGATGACGGTCAGCTCGCCGACTACATCCCCGAACTCGCGGCCGTGGACCCCGACCGGTTCGCGGTGGCCGCCTGCACGATGGACGGCATCGTCTACACCGCTGGCGACGCCGACGCGGAGTTCACCATCCAGTCGATGAGCAAGCCGTTCGCCTACGCTCTGGCCCTGCGGGATCGCGGGATCGAGGCGGTGCTGAAGAAGGTCCAGGTGGAGCCGTCCGGCGACGCGTTCAACCAGATCTCCCTGGACCGCGAGACGGGCCGGCCCCGCAATCCGATGATCAACATCGGCGCCATCACCACACACACGCTCGTAGGGCCGGAGGATGCCACCGGGGAGGAACGCGACCAGGCGCTGTATGAGGGGCTCTCGGCGTTCGCGGGGCGGCCACTCGAAGTGCATTCGGCCGTGCTGGACTCCGAGTTGCGCACGGCCTTCCGTAACCGGGCCATGGCCAACCTGGTGCGGGCCGGCGAGATCATCGACGTGGACCCCGATGAGGCGGTCCGCGGTTACACGCGGCAGTGTGCCTATCGGGTGACTGTGCGGGATCTGGCGGTGATGGCGGTGACGCTGGCGACGGGGGGCGTCAATCCGGTCACGCACGAGCGGGTGGTGTCGGCGCGGGTCGCCCGGCAGGTGCTCGCCGTGATGGCGACCTGCGGGATGTACGACGCCGCCGGCGACTGGATGTCCACGGTCGGGATCCCGGCGAAGAGCGGGGTGTCCGGGGGGATCCTCGGTGCCCTGCCCGGGCAGGTCGGTCTCGGTGTGTTCTCCCCGCGGCTCGACGAGCACGGTCACAGTGTCGAGGGCGTGCGCACCTTCGAGCGGCTGTCCCGCGACCTCGAGTTGCACCTGATGAACACCACCGTCACGGAGGTGGAGGCGGTCCGTTCGGTGCGGTTCGACGAGGTCTCCGGGCGGCGCACCTTCCGGCTCCAGGGGCCCATGACGTTCGCCAGTGCCGAGCAGGTGCTGCGGCGTCTCGCCGAGATCCCCGAGGGGCCAGGGGAGGTGACCCTGGACTTCAGTCGCGTGTCGTCGGTCAACTCCAGCGCACGCCGCATGCTGCTTGAAGCGATGCGTCGACTGTCGGTCGACGGTCACGTCGTGGGGCTGGCGGACCCGGGCAGACGCCTGCCCCAGCCGGACCTGGGTGACGGGACTCGACCGGTCACCAGGCGCGCGGCGCGGTAGCCGGAGCTCGTTTCGGGGGCGGGGTCATACGGCGGCCCCGTTCGCGGCCAGGGCAGTGCGGACCGTGTCCGGTGCGGTCCTCATCGAGTGCTCGAACGCAGGCACCCGGCGGGAGGCGTTCATGAAATGGGCACTCAACCCGGCGAGGTCGGTGGGAGTGGGCAGAATCGGGACAACGGTGGTCCCGCGCGCGCGGGCGGCGGCGATCTCGGCGTGCAGGACGGTGGACATCGGGCGGCGGATCAGCCGGTATTCGATGCGGCCCCCGGCGCCGGGGATGCGGACGCCGGGAGCCGAAGCCATCGGGGCGATCACGTAGACGAGATCGGCGTCCTCGGGTGTGATCAGGTCGACGGATGCGGTCGAACCCATGCCGCCGTCGACGAAGATCCTGTCGCCGACGGGGACCGGTGGCATCCACCCCGGGGTCGCCCACGAGGCCCGCAACGCCTCGCCGACGGTGGCGATCGGTGAGCCTGGGGCGCCGAACAGGACCCGTTCACCGGCCCGCACGTCGTAAGCGACCATCCAGGCCGCCGGGTGGGGGAGCCAGGCCCCGACCTCGAAGCCCTCGGCCAGCCGCTGCAGCCAGCTGGCGTCACCGCGGCCGGTGGGCGCGATACCGGCGAAGGCGGCCAGCCCGGAATGCGTGCGGAGCAGGCGGGGATTGAGCAGGGGTAGCCGGGGCCGGGGCGGTCGCCCAGGCGGGACGGAGGCGATGTGTTCACGGAGCCTCGGGTCGCACGCCTGCCAGCGCTGCATACACACCAGCTCGTCGACCCCTACGCCGCCGGCGAGCATGGTCACCAACTCGGCCCCAGCCGAGGTCCCCAGCAGGACGTCCGCCTCGCGGGGGTCGAATCCTGTCTGTTCGGTGAGGGCGTGAAGGGCAGCGATCATCCACGCGCCGCCGATCGTGCCGCCGCAGCCGAGGATGAGGGCGGTTCGGCTCATCCGGCGGCCTCCTCGTTCTGCCCCCGGTTAATCTCGGGGCTCCAGTACGAACACGGGAATCGTCCGATCCGTGTTCTCCTGGTAGTCGCGGTAGTCCGGGTACACCGCGACCGCCCGATCCCACCACTGATCGCGCTCGGCGCCGCTGAGTTCGCGGGCCGTGTAGTCACCGACCCGATCCTTGTCTCGGACCTCCACGTGCGGGTCGGCCTTGATGTTCCAGTACCAGACCGGGTGGGTGGGGGCCCCGCCCAGCGAGGCGACCGCTGCGTACGATCCCTCGTGCTCCACGCGCATCAGAGGAGTTTTGCGGAGCTTGCCGGACTTGCGACCGACCGAGGTCACGATGACCACGGGGATACCGGCGAGGTCGCTACCCTCGGCCCCGTCGGTCTTCTCGTAGGTCTCGACCTGCATCCGCACCCACTCGCTGGGACTGGGCTCGTACTCGCCGCTCAGTGGCATGTGTACTCCTCGGTCGTGGGCATCCTTCGGCTGGTAGGGACACTACGCTGGGGCGGGGGCGGCCGAGGGGACGTTCATGCGAGATGGTCGGTGAAGCGTGCGACCGCCTCGACCACCGCGAGATACCGGGGTGACCGTACCGCGTCGAACCCGTGTTGGGCCCCGCGGAGTTCGGCGTAGACCACCGGGTTCGGCGACCCCGAGCGCAGATGCCGCACCAACCGCCTCGAGCCTTTGACCGGCGTGTATGTGTCGTGGGTGCCGTGAATGATCGCCACCGGCGGCGCGCTGGTGGCCGGGTGCCGTACCGGGTCGGAGATATCCTTGGACTCGCGACCTAGACGGCCGTAGTAGCCGTATAGTCCGACCGCGCCGTCGATCGCGGTGTCGGCGCCGGTGAACCCGGGTTGGAAGCGTGCGTCGCCCGCGGTGAGGGCAGCCATCATCGCGATGTGTGCGCCGGCCGAGCTGCCCGCAACCACGATTGGCGCGCCCGCTGGGATCCCGTGGGACGGGCCCTCGGTGCGGACCCAGTGGATGAGCCGCTTGATGTCCACCAGGTGCTGCGGGAATCCCGACTCCGGCGTGGAGGACAGGTGGTAGGTGGTGCTGATCGCCGCCCACCCGCGCCGCGCGTGGTCGAAGAGCATGGCCCGTGACTCCCGGCTCGGCCCGCCGGCCCTGAAGTGTCCACCGTGGATGTGGATGAGCACGCCGCGGGCCGCGCGGCCTGTGGCACCGCTCGAGTACTCCTCGACAAGGCCGTCTGCACCGGTGTAAAGATCGAATCGGTTGGCCGTCGGGTCCGGCCCGTAGATCATGCCCCGGCGGGCCCGCACTTCTCGCGGGCGCAGCGGCCACGGGCGGAGCAGCACCACCGGCCAGGGCGTGCGGGGGAGGGGTAAGGGGCTCGTCGTCGTCGCTCTCGTCGTCACCCCTCCCGCGCCGCCCGCGCCTCCGTCGCTCAATCCCTCGCGCAGGGCGCGGTCGAGGGCGGCCCGCGCAGCGAGGTGACGTGCCACCACCACGCCGAGCCCCGCCCAGGTCAGCGCAGCCATCCCGACACCCACGCGGTCCGAGGCGCGGCGGCGTCGCCGGGCCAGCACGGGGGCGGTCGCGGCTCCCACCACGGCGCCGACGTGGAGCGGAAGCTCCTGCGCGGGCAGGCTCCACACCCAGCCCGCGGTGGCGGCGGCGAACGGGCGACGGATCGGCCGCAAGGCCAGGGCGGCGGATACCGCGGCGGGCGCGATCAGCACGGGCAGCGGCACGCGGGCGGACGGTCTCGGCATGATTCAGGCCTCCGGTAGGGATGCCCGTTCCCAGGCGGCCACCGGCCCCGGGACCAGGTCGAACATCGGATGGGGATGCGGCGCGACGAGCTGGTCCAGCCACGGCGGGTCGCGTTCGATCACCTTCGCACGCAGGTGGGCCCACTCCAACGCGAGCTGCCCGTCGGTGAGCGGGAGCCGGTCAGGGCCGGGAGGCAGGACGACGCGGTCGCGGTCGAATCGGTAGCCGCGCGCGTCGGCGGCGTCGGCGAGCCCGTGCAGCCAGGTGGCGACCCCCGCGACCGGATCGACCAGGGTGCGGAAGCGCTCGAGCTGCGGATGGCTCCGATAGCCCGTGGTCAGCCCGCGGAGAACTTTCTGGGCCAGGAGCCCCTCGCGCCACCCGGCGACCAGCGCCGCGCGGTCGAGCAGGATCGGATCGATGCTCCACAGGCGCATTCCGGCGAGTATAGGTGCGCACGGTGCTGCCGCAGGGAGCGAACGAGGAGACCGCCATGACGACGACGCCGACCATCGACGAGGTTATGGCCTACCCGCCCGCGCGGAGTCACTGCGTGCAGCGTTCTCCCAGGAGCCGATCGAAGATCCGATGACTGAGTGACTCCACGAGGCCGGGGGCTACCTCGTCGCTGCAGCGGAGACGGCTCGCCGGTAGAGCTCGAGGTGAGCGCCGGCGACCGAGCCGTCCTCAGCCTCAGGCGATCGCGGCGTGACGGGCGGGCCATCGAGGGCGGATACCAGCGCGCGACGCAGGTCCTTCGCAATGGCGGCCGGGTCGTCGAGGGCGGGGTTGTAGAGAGCCGGGTTGTAGAGGGCCGGGGCCGGGGCGTGAACGGCGGAGTTTCCAAGGGCAGCCCCGGTGGCCCACTGCTCGGCCAGATACCCGATCCGCGGGACGACCGGCGGCACACCGAGGTCGCGGCACAGCTCCAACCAGCCGGAATGCGTCCCGTGACGGTGCGGGAGCACGAGCGCGTCGAACCCGGCCAGGACTGCGCACAGCTCGGCGTCGGTCAGGTGCTCGTGCGCCCGCACCTCGACGTCAGGGTGGGCGTCCAGCCGGTCGAGTTCGACCGCGGCGGCGTGACGGGGGTGCTCGGGATCGCGCGCGGCGGACAGCGCATCTGAGCGGACCATCACCGTCAGTCGCGTGTCGTCCGGCAGCGCCGCGACCAGCGGGGCGACAAGCTCATCGACGGCCACGCCGGCCCGCAGCGAGCCCAGCGCCAGGCCCACCATGCGGCGGGTAGATCGGGTGAGGCGGGTGAGCCGCAATGGTTCCGTGACCTCGGTCGGCATGAGCCGGGGATGAGGTATGACCTGTGCGTCGACGCCCCAGCGTTCACGGATCTCCGCGGCGGCGCCCTCGGTCAGCGTGATCACCGCGTCGGCGCCCCGCACCAGGTGGCCGGTCCGTTCGAGGTGGGCGGCGGGATCGGGCTCGTGGGGGTTGGTCAGGTCGTGCACGGTGACAACAAGCGGCATGGCCCGTGAGCGGAGCGCCGCGACGAAGTCAGCGATCTGGTCGGGGGTGCGGTGCTCGTAGCCGAAGTGCACGTGGACGAGGTCGGCGCCGTCGAGAACATCGGGCCGCTCGGCGGCTTCCAGGGTCGGGTGCGGCCACCAGCGGGCGGGCTCGGCCGGGTCCAGCACGGGATCGTCGAGGACGGTGAGGCCGGCTGCGGGCGAGATGGCGTGCCGGACGTAGTCATGCCCGGCCGGCACGGAGCGTACCCGGACCGGCGGAGGCGGTGCCGGGGTCGACCGCAGCCCCTGATGCGCCGACGACTGCGTCGCCCACTGCGACGACGACTGCGGCGCCCGGGGTGGCCACGGGATCGGGGGAGAGCCAGAGTTCACCCCGCCACCGTGCCACGTCTGCCGGTTGCCGCCACCTGAGCCGCTGCCTAGCCTCAGCGCAGTGAGCATCCCCGACCGGCCGACCGTCATGGTGATCGGCAATTGCCAGGCGGACGTCTACCGCGACCTGCTGCGTACCTCGGACGAGGTCCGTGTGGTGGACGTCCGGCCGGTGTACGAGATGACGGCCGAGGACATCCCGGACCTGCACGCCGACCTCGCCCGCACCGATGTGCTCATCGTCCAACCCGTCCGCGACGACTACCGCGACCTGCCCCTCGGCCACCGCCAGTTCGCTGCGCGGCTGCGGGCCTCGGCCACGATCATCCTGGTCCCGGTCCTCCGCTACGCCGGCCTGCACCCCTACCAGGTGCTGGTCCGCCCACCCCGCGACCGCTCACTGGTCCCGCCGGTCGCGCCGTATCACGACCTGCGGACACTCGTCGCTGCCGCGACCGGCGACCTCAGCGTGCTCGACTCTGCGCCGACCCCCGAGCAGGCGACGGCCGCGGCCCGTGAATCCGTCGAGGCGCTGCGCGTGCGCGAGCAGGCCCACGGCACGCTGGTCGCCTCCGACCTGCTCGAGGGCTATCCGCGCTGGCACACCATCAATCACCCCGACCGGGGCACGCTGGCCACGGTGTTCGACCGCATCGTCGAGCGTGTGCCCGCCGGCCTCCTCAGCGATCCGCCCCGTATCGGGGACCGCGAACCCCTCGGCGCCACCCGCGCACCGGTGGAACACGCGGTCGAACGGGCGCTCGGCCTCATCGGCAGGGGGGCGGACCCGGACGACGCCACCGGCGGAGCGCGCGGCGGAGAGTGGCTGGTGGACGGCGCCCCGGTGCCCAGCCGCGAGATCGTCGAGGCGCACCTCGCCTGGTACGCGGCCACGCCCGACGTGGTCGAGGAGGGCCTGCGACGGCACTCCGCCCGCATCGAACTGTTGGGGCTGAGGTGACCGGCCCGCGTGCCGGCGCGGTGAGCGCGCCGCTGACGATCGCGCTGGGGCCGCCCGAACACGGGGTCACGCGGTTCGCCGTGGACTGTGCTCGCGCTGCGGGGACGACACTGCTCGAGGTCACCGACGTCTCCGCGCTGCCGGCTGCCCTCTCCGAACACCCCGGGGCGCCGGTGCACCTGCATGTCACCGATCCGCTGTTCGGAGCGACCCCAGACGACGCTGCTGCACATATAGAGAATGTGGCCGGTGCCCGCGCTGTCGCCGTCACCTTGCACGATGTGCCCCAGCCGGCCGAGGGGCTTGAGCGGTGCCGGCGACGGACGCATGCCTACCAGCGGATCGCAGGCGTGGCTGGGCTGGTGGTGGTGAGTTCTGAGCATGAGCAAAGCCTGTGTGCGGATGCGAGCATCGTCGTCGATGCGGTGATCCCCCTACCGGTGCCCGACCTGGCGCCGCCCGCCAGCCTCGCCCCCGACTCGCGCTCGGTGGGCGTGTTCGGTTTCCTGCATCCCGGCAAGGCTGTCGACGTGGTCGCCGAGGCGGTGGCCGCTCTCGCCGCCGCGGGGGACAACCGGGTGTCACTACGTCTGTTGGGTCAGCCCGCCGAGGGGCACGAGGACTACGTCCGCGCCGCGCTGGAAACGGTCCGGGCGGCCGGCGGTGGGGCCGAGCTGACGGGACGGATCGACGACGACGACCTCGCGCGCGTCCTCGGCGAGGTAACCGTGCCCGTTGCCCTGTTCCGGAACGTGTCGGCGTCGGGCTCACTCAATACCTGGGCGGCTGCGGGGCGTCGCCCCCTGGTCTACGACGCGGACTACACGCGCGAGACGCAGCGCAGGAATCCCGGGTCCCTGCTTCTGACCGGCGGGGACGATCTCGCGGGCGACCTGCGGCGACTCCTCGACGACCCAGCGCCCACCCGGCGCCCGGCCGCACCGTCGGGAATGGCCGAGCTCGGCCGGGCGTACCGGCGGGCGTGGGAGCGGTGGCTCGCGTGAACGGCCGTGTGGACGTGGTGATCCCGTACTACCGGGACCAGAAGATGCTCGACCGCATCCTGGAGGCGCTGCGACGCCAGACCGGCCTAGATGGGTTCGGCGCCGGCGGAGTCGGGCTCGCTGGGGTCGGGCCCGGGGCGGACTGCTTCGCGCCGGCGTTGCGGGTGATCGTCGCGGACGACGGCTCGCCGACCCCGCCGGTCGTCCCGCCCGAGGTGACGGTCGTGCGCCAGGATGACCGCGGTTTTCGTGCCTCCGCCGCCCGCCACCTCGGTGCGCAGGCCGGCGACGGCGACCTCCTGCTGTTCCTCGACGGTGACACCGTGCCCGCCCCCGGCTACGTCGTTACCCTGTGCGCGGCACTGGCGGGCAACCCGGATCTGCTGGTGGTGGGTCGTCGCCGGTACGGCCGGTTCGCCGACACCCCGCCCGGGGCCGAGCCCGCGCTCGAGCCGGAGGAGATTCTTCCCGACCCGACCTGGCCCGCGGCCTTCTACGCCGAGACCGCAGGTCTCACCCGCGGCGAGGATCTGTGGCGCGGGGTGTTGTCCGCGGTGTGCGGACTATCCCGCCGCCTCTACGACCTGGCGGGCGGATTCGATCCGGACGTCGTGGGCTACGGCGGTGAGGACTGGGAACTGGCGTGGCGCTGCGAACAGGCCGGCGGCCGCTTGCGCTACGTACCCGACGCGGTGGCCTGGCACGACGGGCCGGACTGGGCCGGCCGCGCGGTCTGCGGAGACCACTCGGAGGCCACGGCGCGCCTCGCCGCGGAACTCGCCCGGAAGAACGCCGAATCCGCGCGACTGGCCGGTCTCATCGCATCGCCCCTCACCCGCCCGGCCAGCGGGATCTTCGCCCTGCCGTCGATCGCGGTCCACGTCCACGCCGCCGGGCCCGCCTTCACGGGAACGGGCTCCACCGCCGCGACCTGCCTCTCCCTGCTGGACTGGGGCGACGTATCCGTGACCGTCGATCCCGCCACACCCGACGCCGCGATGATCGCCGAGCTCTTCGCCGACGACCCCCGGGTGAACCTCGGAGGGCGAAGTTCATCGTGGCAGGAGAGGGCGCCGGGGGCGGGTCCTCGTCGTCGTCCCCCCGTCCTCGTCGACGTCCTGCGTCCCTGCACGCTCGGGTCGCTCGACCCGCGGCGCCTGCGCGCGCTGTGTCCCCCCGTGGGAGGCGTGACCCTGAACGACGACGAGGGCCGCGGTCTCGCGCGAATCCGCAGTGCGCGGGCGGTGGCGCGGGAGCAGGAATGGGGTGAGCAACCACCCGGGGAGGCTTCGATCCCGGCGTCGGACGTCGGGGTCCGCGGTGCCGGTGGCGACGGTGCAGGCGTGCGGCTCGAGCAAGTACTCGGTGGTTGGTGAGCCCCGGGGGTAGCTATCGGTGGCGGAGGGGCCCCCAGGGGGCCACCATCAGGTCCTGACACCTCCCGCACCCACCGGGGGTGACGCGACGAGAGGGGGCCCGTGGACAACCGTGACGAGCAGCGACTCGACATCGCAGTGATCGGCCCGTCGCGGTTCCCGATCAGGGAGCCGTACGCCGGTGGGCTCGAGGTGGTAGTGGCCAAAGAGGTGCGGGCCCTGCGCGAGCGCGGACACCGCGTCACGTTGTACGCAGCCGCCGGGAGCGACGGCCACGACCGCCGTGTCGAGTTCACCACCCTGGCCGCCGCCACCGGACGTGGTGACAGCTACTACCCGCCCGGTGGGTACGAGGCCGACGCCGCGGAATTCGAGCGGGTCATGGACCACGTGGCGGTGTCCGGTTTCGACGTCGTACTCAACCACAGCCTGTCGCACGTCCCCCTGGTCCGCGCGGCCGAGATGGGCACGCCGATGATCACTACCCTGCACTGCCCGCAGATCACGCAGATGCAGGAGGCCTTCGATCGTTTGGGGGCGGCCACCGGCGAGGTGCTCGCGGTGAGTCACTCCGTGCTCGGGTCCTGGCGGGTGCCCCACGGCGCGGAGGTGCTGCCCAACGGTGTGGACCTGCAGGAATGGGGGCCCCGGGCTGGAGCGACGGCCCGAACCGTTACCGGTAAGGC contains the following coding sequences:
- a CDS encoding cupin domain-containing protein; this translates as MSPTDHGPNPFVVDIEDATLANDNYRTTLWTGSHMQLTVMSIKPGDDIGLEVHEDHDQFLRVEAGTGRVEMGPAKDQLDYVREVSDDWVILVPAGSWHNVTNTGDQDLKVYSLYAPPEHAHGTVHPTKADGAH
- a CDS encoding cation-translocating P-type ATPase; amino-acid sequence: MTTIRGWIYGRWFVPILSGLLIIGSFIASGVAGTDLRGLAADGAVLGDAFMLAAAVVAGAPIVKKAVDALLVRHIGIDLLVSVAAIGAIIIGNYWEAAAVTFLFAIGHALESATLNKTRSALAELVAVAPDVAVVMRDGDQVEVPAGQVRQGEIVLVKNGAKVPVDGQVVAGSGALDEASITGESIPVEKSKGDQVFAGTVSRGGFLHVLATGIGADTTLARIIHRVEEAQDAKARTQSFIDRFSKWYTPGIMVLALVAGLISGDVVLALTLLVIGCPGALVISIPVAIVAGIGRAARNGILIKGGEYLETSAKIDVVAVDKTGTLTEGRPELTDVLVLAPGRNRADVLALAAGGEAGSEHPLARPILEAASAEGIAYDTPESVRPVAGKGLTAQVDGHRVLIGNQALLDEFGIADDGGAARAAEDFARDGKTPMIIAVDDEVAGVIAVADTIRADAADMVAQLHESGVEKVIMLTGDVPLVAEAVGAATGVDEIRAGLLPEDKLDAVTELQRAGHTVAMVGDGVNDAPALATADIGVAMGAAGSAVAVETADIALMGDDLLKLPHAIDLAKRTVSVMRQNIAIAMITVVVLLAGVFAGGVTMSIGMLVHEASVLVVIVNAMRLMRRRAGANRAVVSRVSGGDHREVVPA
- a CDS encoding class I SAM-dependent methyltransferase, whose product is MSPTRNERHGDAARARGRATSEDVARAYGERADALAHVLGRTVAPDDPDRGIIESWASGVPGRILDVGSGTGRWTAHLAARGHAVEGLEPAAPFVDMARESFPAVTFRHAQVSDLDETDDRWAGILAWYSLIHMDDRELPAALATLHRVLEADGHLLLSFFSGSDYAPIAHPAATAYLWPMDDMVTALDRAGFRITGQRTMPGAPHAVVTARAVARQPSVDGRSDRS
- a CDS encoding patatin-like phospholipase family protein codes for the protein MSRTALILGCGGTIGGAWMIAALHALTEQTGFDPREADVLLGTSAGAELVTMLAGGVGVDELVCMQRWQACDPRLREHIASVPPGRPPRPRLPLLNPRLLRTHSGLAAFAGIAPTGRGDASWLQRLAEGFEVGAWLPHPAAWMVAYDVRAGERVLFGAPGSPIATVGEALRASWATPGWMPPVPVGDRIFVDGGMGSTASVDLITPEDADLVYVIAPMASAPGVRIPGAGGRIEYRLIRRPMSTVLHAEIAAARARGTTVVPILPTPTDLAGLSAHFMNASRRVPAFEHSMRTAPDTVRTALAANGAAV
- a CDS encoding glutaminase, giving the protein MKTPVPDYLLEIRNACSVGDDGQLADYIPELAAVDPDRFAVAACTMDGIVYTAGDADAEFTIQSMSKPFAYALALRDRGIEAVLKKVQVEPSGDAFNQISLDRETGRPRNPMINIGAITTHTLVGPEDATGEERDQALYEGLSAFAGRPLEVHSAVLDSELRTAFRNRAMANLVRAGEIIDVDPDEAVRGYTRQCAYRVTVRDLAVMAVTLATGGVNPVTHERVVSARVARQVLAVMATCGMYDAAGDWMSTVGIPAKSGVSGGILGALPGQVGLGVFSPRLDEHGHSVEGVRTFERLSRDLELHLMNTTVTEVEAVRSVRFDEVSGRRTFRLQGPMTFASAEQVLRRLAEIPEGPGEVTLDFSRVSSVNSSARRMLLEAMRRLSVDGHVVGLADPGRRLPQPDLGDGTRPVTRRAAR
- a CDS encoding heavy-metal-associated domain-containing protein, yielding MAVKNVIHSVLRAEGFSCPSCVSKIEKQVGRLKGVGSVEVHFASSRIEVDHDPEVSSVEDIVAAVAKAGYKARPSAF